In the genome of Vanacampus margaritifer isolate UIUO_Vmar chromosome 1, RoL_Vmar_1.0, whole genome shotgun sequence, one region contains:
- the LOC144050013 gene encoding nck-associated protein 5-like isoform X3, with protein sequence MKELNPPSKEKLAVACLQREVARSKSEGTMREKLIHELEEERRLRLESEKRLREAREESELGRAHIVSLQRQFSRMEETMRSLLHNQGVVEATTADAADIMKAYKEKFSEEVQKQQDCPEEKAPLPATQMEPESGMRRPHAGASQADDNHDKTKILLERLKSLQERNSVLALENESQREQYERCLDEVANQVVQALVTQKDLREECLKLRTRVFDLEQQNRALGILFQQRIKPTSELLLQKLQSRIMDLSAADLLQEPERSKTFLLSRNTDCPLTESQLNGKSAFPITKCLSQLSLTAPMPAPMPACPRSSCSSSELSLSSACSELSSGSYTWNDARSCGKAHSSLTWDKRLNLGSSAPSNISEPPEEEMPTRRKETNILKGLRKLQRRKHRSLSSSRVSKSGYKDCMNSNEGIYSLGIKSSNKGVSKATHVGRPSLLAGKKFLSDSDDADDELVQSGHAADIPNKDSWFYCKRLSHCISDTLCSWDAIHDSGGVGDNSSGLAVTKPPSEFDSQERPVKLTSLVGACLTESGRPSAFTRVSMLHVAPSDPEGSNGFSDTDDLEDHKCDSRGLQVPFALRKERVERMPRDAFEPLVPQRLQRDQVRNQSADGRPGPVKATKEANNYLSEETIVAVFDAQGEPIELSTQKLAEGSGPMIEIPVSKVVDTYNEVAPQEKPPRHKPTNAGNYAVLDSPEKPSEYQLRTSKINNSKGGNADRLSVQLTPQRKLIKPPGNRADKGHSVPPLNDSASPMSGGSKLRGFNKPSAPPVRLSKGAATEPNSGNSGTPSQEKTPPPATGKMSRFIKSSHCPKVVNSKLPNRCEWSKGSSPGCPRLSRKHLEYADTSEQPTRDKHCESIKNKLRSPSPPPPPGRTTSLLIKPNYEGSPQAHKIDKAQPSTTTTVRGPPPSYYTSLQPNMQATLPIKDKDMDMDAGYGTALAPQKLIDKTSQQLQKSSGIASVTGTPKQITSKDYLPPTNSGFDPEPENAPKSSKNVPPPPYGAIRGSSLHSVFASKEGSAQEHDHQSVQKAFVSLSVQEAPTVKTELQKNVVSPPSSLAASPKSSEKSQKNGMAVGFKAFLKSPPSHKNGPTLPDKQEKDHINLVSKETVTGQCDSLQPVYSIDSPPNMSVPEVRGEVDCRLLQGEANPAVKPEEGDVCHKGKRSSQLFSRSISITAKSHLKPALGMNGAKARSQSFSINYIEKASVNVLEGPGKIRTQIITNSTERGNSLSRQSSLEAPNVGLAESPIYSVRTRPNNQNVAPERTSKFISRGDESQGAVKGQTVASPAHKDTCALPISEKNLRNNICRPGKVIPAYFACNSENVEQEAGGTATAPNEQEFSSGVKTQTDSPNKSPHGEDQKISPSACTIEEKVMMGIEENLHKCQEQEKVAASEAKQKSAPSLANWFGFRKSKLPAVTGKKADLCKGKEEKKEMKIGSVLAGKHTKLDKKKEKKKNDSLEAHNQSEMSNKLSSIMDHCNNQMGQIASQIQSSAAFVGKEQLVKELLGRTAGKGNVVTASPTPKKHSEMTGELKICPDAATLLMSQKLHLKADKKEGGCMADATGQDHMMDSSCQMRTLDSGIGTFPLPDSVTRASGRHVPKCDPGPDGLPAELRAEPHRPPPECSQPSVNVPSLPNTRLHAQGSLAHSFSDPSLTCSAFNPDAQTRLPKLAGANRTKRLSLFTPRSSASASTEDKDDESGRKMKVKEQDISSERALRLCTYSGSSSGSDAETELGRPVVAVSPLQSSRIHCSQMEDSVEQCEKTLKSGSVDNPLSIMDLYQHEMFSPVEKDSRKIRQYDLLRKEAALNARDKLSKEIAAGKTAICPKQPGSRNVTLECLNELNRSDSSVRNETAADGRLVASRGDKVDEAGADPAGSLSDSLYDSFSSRASQLSNHV encoded by the exons GAGAAATTCTCCGAGGAAGTGCAAAAGCAGCAGGATTGCCCAGAAGAGAAGGCCCCCCTGCCGGCGACTCAGATGGAGCCCGAGTCTGGGATGCGGCGGCCGCACGCCGGCGCATCCCAAGCAGACGATAACCACGACAAAACCAAGATCCTGTTAGAACGCCTAAAGAGCCTCCAG GAGAGGAACTCCGTCTTGGCGTTGGAGAACGAAAGCCAGCGAGAGCAGTATGAACGCTGTCTGGACGAG GTCGCTAATCAAGTGGTGCAGGCGCTCGTCACTCAGAAG GACCTGAGAGAAGAATGTCTCAAGCTGCGCACTCGAGTTTTTGATCTGGAGCAGCAGAATCGGGCGCTGGGGATTCTGTTCCAGCAGCGTATCAAGCCCACCTCGGAGCTGCTCCTGCAG AAACTCCAGTCCCGGATCATGGATCTGTCTGCGGCTGATTTGCTCCAAGAACCTGAGAGAAGCAAGACTTTCTTACTGTCCAGGAACACAGATTGTCCTTTGACT GAGAGCCAGTTGAATGGAAAGTCGGCTTTTCCCATCACCAAGTGTCTGAGCCAGCTGAGTCTGACAGCGCCGATGCCAGCGCCGATGCCAGCGTGCCCACGCAGCAGCTGTAGCAGCAGCGAACTGTCGCTGTCGAGCGCGTGCAGCGAACTCTCGAGCGGCTCCTACACCTGGAATGATGCTCGCTCCTGTGGGAAAGCG CACTCATCTCTCACCTGGGATAAGAGGCTAAATTTGGGTTCATCTGCCCCAAGTAATATCAGCGAGCCACCGGAGGAAGAGATGCCCACCAGGCGCAAGGAGACCAACATACTAAAGGGGCTGAGGAAATTGCAGAGGAGGAAGCACAGGTCCTTGTCTTCATCCAGGGTCTCCAAGTCAGGCTACAAAGACTGTATGAACTCCAATGAGGGCATTTACTCACTTGGTATAAAGAGTAGCAATAAAGGCGTGTCCAAAGCCACCCATGTCGGAAGACCATCGCTTCTTGCAGGGAAAAAGTTTCTCTCCGATTCTGACGACGCAGATGATGAGCTTGTGCAATCTGGCCACGCAGCGGACATTCCCAACAAGGACAGCTGGTTTTACTGCAAGAGGCTCTCCCACTGCATCTCTGACACGCTGTGTAGCTGGGACGCGATACatgacagtggaggtgtgggcGACAACAGCTCGGGCCTCGCCGTGACAAAGCCCCCCTCTGAATTTGACTCGCAGGAACGTCCCGTGAAGCTGACAAGTCTGGTCGGCGCTTGTCTCACTGAGAGTGGACGGCCATCAGCTTTCACTCGAGTGTCAATGCTGCATGTTGCCCCTTCTGACCCGGAAGGTTCCAATGGCTTCTCAGATACGGACGATCTCGAAGACCACAAATGTGATTCTAGGGGTTTGCAGGTGCCCTTCGCCCTACGAAAAGAGCGAGTGGAGAGGATGCCCCGTGACGCTTTCGAGCCGCTCGTGCCACAGCGCTTGCAAAGGGACCAAGTACGAAACCAGTCCGCAGATGGCAGGCCAGGACCTGTCAAGGCAACTAAAGAGGCAAATAATTATCTGTCCGAGGAGACTATCGTGGCAGTATTTGATGCTCAAGGGGAGCCAATTGAACTAAGCACTCAGAAGCTTGCCGAAGGTTCTGGACCCATGATTGAGATTCCAGTTAGCAAAGTAGTGGATACATACAATGAAGTAGCCCCTCAAGAGAAGCCACCGAGGCATAAACCGACAAATGCGGGAAACTACGCAGTCCTTGATTCTCCAGAGAAGCCATCGGAATATCAGCTCAGGACcagcaaaataaacaacagcAAGGGTGGCAATGCAGATCGGTTATCAGTGCAGCTTACTCCGCAGAGAAAGTTAATCAAACCGCCTGGCAACCGGGCTGATAAAGGACATTCAGTCCCACCTCTCAACGATTCTGCCAGTCCTATGAGTGGTGGCTCAAAGCTACGAGGTTTTAATAAACCTTCTGCACCCCCAGTCAGATTGTCAAAGGGCGCTGCCACTGAGCCAAACAGTGGAAACTCAGGAACTCCTAGTCAGGAGAAAACACCCCCGCCTGCCACAGGTAAAATGTCCAGGTTCATCAAGAGCTCCCATTGCCCAAAGGTGGTGAACTCCAAGCTTCCCAATAGGTGTGAATGGAGTAAGGGCTCCTCCCCCGGTTGCCCTCGCCTCTCAAGGAAACACTTGGAGTATGCTGACACCAGTGAACAGCCAACCAGAGACAAACACTGTgaaagcataaaaaacaaactcagGTCCCCTTCACCACCCCCTCCACCTGGTCGCACCACCTCCTTACTGATCAAGCCAAATTATGAGGGCTCACCTCAAGCACATAAAATAGACAAAGCTCAGCCATCCACAACAACCACTGTGAGGGGCCCGCCCCCAAGTTACTACACCTCCCTCCAACCAAATATGCAAGCTACACTACCCATCAAAGATAAAGACATGGACATGGATGCCGGCTATGGGACTGCACTTGCACCTCAGAAACTGATTGACAAAACCAGTCAGCAGCTTCAAAAGTCATCCGGCATAGCATCTGTTACAGGAACTCCCAAGCAGATCACCTCAAAAGACTACCTCCCTCCCACAAACTCAGGCTTTGACCCCGAACCTGAGAATGCACCTAAAAGCTCAAAGAATGTCCCTCCTCCTCCCTACGGTGCCATCAGAGGGTCTTCTCTTCACAGCGTATTCGCAAGTAAGGAAGGCTCCGCCCAAGAACATGACCATCAGTCTGTGCAGAAAGCCTTTGTTAGTTTATCAGTTCAGGAAGCCCCAACTGTGAAAACCGagctacaaaaaaatgttgtcagCCCACCAAGCTCACTTGCGGCTTCCCCTAAATCATCAGAAAAGAGTCAAAAGAATGGCATGGCAGTGGGcttcaaagcatttttaaaatctccCCCCAGCCATAAAAATGGTCCCACTTTACCAGACAAGCAAGAGAAAGATCATATCAACTTAGTTTCCAAGGAGACTGTGACTGGCCAGTGTGACAGCTTGCAGCCGGTGTACAGTATCGATTCTCCACCCAATATGTCTGTTCCGGAGGTGAGAGGTGAGGTTGACTGTCGATTACTGCAAGGGGAGGCAAATCCTGCTGTGAAACCAGAGGAGGGTGATGTCTGCCATAAAGGGAAAAGGAGCAGTCAACTTTTCTCTCGATCCATATCCATTACCGCCAAATCCCATCTAAAGCCAGCCTTGGGAATGAACGGGGCCAAAGCCCGGAGCCAGAGCTTCAGTATCAACTACATTGAGAAAGCCAGCGTCAACGTTCTGGAGGGGCCAGGAAAAATCCGAACTCAGATCATCACCAACTCAACAGAAAGGGGGAACTCCCTGTCCAGGCAGAGTTCCTTGGAGGCACCCAACGTTGGATTGGCAGAGAGTCCAATCTATTCTGTCAGGACAAGACCCAACAATCAAAATGTAGCACCTGAGAGAACCTCTAAATTCATCTCCAGAGGTGATGAATCTCAAGGTGCAGTGAAGGGGCAAACAGTCGCGTCACCCGCTCACAAGGACACGTGCGCTTTGCCCATCAGTGAGAAAAATCTACGAAATAATATCTGCAGGCCTGGAAAAGTCATCCCAGCCTATTTTGCTTGCAATTCCGAGAACGTGGAGCAAGAAGCGGGAGGCACCGCAACAGCCCCTAATGAGCAAGAATTTAGTTCAGGTGTAAAAACCCAGACAGACTCGCCAAACAAAAGCCCACATGGAGAGGACCAAAAAATCAGCCCGTCAGCGTGTACCATCGAAGAAAAGGTCATGATGGGAATCGAAGAAAATCTGCACAAATGCCAAGAACAAGAGAAGGTCGCTGCTAGCGAGGCCAAACAAAAGTCTGCTCCCTCGCTGGCCAACTGGTTTGGCTTCCGCAAGAGCAAACTTCCCGCCGTGACTGGGAAGAAAGCAGACTTGTGCAAAGGAAAAGAGGAGAAGAAAGAGATGAAGATTGGCTCGGTGCTCGCAGGCAAACACACAAAGTTGgacaagaagaaggagaagaagaaaaacgacAGTCTGGAGGCGCACAATCAATCGGAGATGAGCAACAAGCTGAGCTCCATCATGGACCACTGCAACAATCAAATGGGCCAGATTGCCAGTCAGATCCAGTCCAGCGCAGCATTCGTCGGCAAGGAGCAGCTTGTCAAGGAGCTTCTCGGCAG GACTGCTGGAAAAGGCAACGTCGTCACTGCATCGCCGACACCCAAGAAACATTCGGAGATGACGGGAGAGCTGAAGATCTGTCCTGACGCGGCT ACGCTCCTAATGAGTCAGAAGCTTCATTTAAAGGCTGACAAGAAGGAAGGGGGGTGCATGGCAGATGCCACTGGTCAAGACCACATGATGG ATTCCAGCTGTCAGATGAGAACATTGGACAGTGGGATTGGCACCTTCCCTCTCCCCGACTCGGTCACGCGGGCCAGCGGCCGCCACGTCCCAAAATGTGACCCCGGCCCGGACGGGTTGCCTGCCGAACTCCGAGCTGAGCCTCACCGCCCTCCTCCAGAATGTTCACAACCCAGTGTCAACGTGCCTTCCCTGCCCAACACCCGTCTGCATGCTCAAGGAAGCTTGGCTCACTCCTTCTCGGACCCATCCCTTACTTGCAGTGCTTTCAACCCGGATGCCCAGACCCGATTGCCCAAACTAGCCG GTGCTAACAGGACTAAGAGGCTGAGTCTTTTCACCCCACGGAGCAGTGCTTCAGCATCAACTGAGGACAAAGACGATGAAAGTGGGAGGAAGATGAAAGTGAAGGAGCAAGACATTTCTTCG GAGCGAGCCCTGCGATTGTGTACGTACTCGGGCAGCAGTAGTGGCAGCGACGCTGAAACTGAACTTGGTCGACCTGTCGTCGCTGTGAGCCCACTGCAAAGCTCGAGGATCCACTGCAGCCAAATGGAGGACTCTG TGGAACAATGTGAAAAGACGCTGAAGAGTGGCAGTGTGGACAATCCTCTGTCAATCATGGACTTGTACCAGCATGAGATGTTCTCTCCGGTGGAGAAGGACAGCAGGAAGATCCGTCAATACGACCTGTTGCGCAAAGAAGCAGCCCTCAACGCCAGAGACAAGCTCAGT
- the LOC144050013 gene encoding nck-associated protein 5-like isoform X9, translated as MSQFADRAVRRIRNVPPLEQLAEDMDSNQCIDELLKKLEEERRNIRREKLAVACLQREVARSKSEGTMREKLIHELEEERRLRLESEKRLREAREESELGRAHIVSLQRQFSRMEETMRSLLHNQGVVEATTADAADIMKAYKEKFSEEVQKQQDCPEEKAPLPATQMEPESGMRRPHAGASQADDNHDKTKILLERLKSLQERNSVLALENESQREQYERCLDEVANQVVQALVTQKDLREECLKLRTRVFDLEQQNRALGILFQQRIKPTSELLLQKLQSRIMDLSAADLLQEPERSKTFLLSRNTDCPLTESQLNGKSAFPITKCLSQLSLTAPMPAPMPACPRSSCSSSELSLSSACSELSSGSYTWNDARSCGKAHSSLTWDKRLNLGSSAPSNISEPPEEEMPTRRKETNILKGLRKLQRRKHRSLSSSRVSKSGYKDCMNSNEGIYSLGIKSSNKGVSKATHVGRPSLLAGKKFLSDSDDADDELVQSGHAADIPNKDSWFYCKRLSHCISDTLCSWDAIHDSGGVGDNSSGLAVTKPPSEFDSQERPVKLTSLVGACLTESGRPSAFTRVSMLHVAPSDPEGSNGFSDTDDLEDHKCDSRGLQVPFALRKERVERMPRDAFEPLVPQRLQRDQVRNQSADGRPGPVKATKEANNYLSEETIVAVFDAQGEPIELSTQKLAEGSGPMIEIPVSKVVDTYNEVAPQEKPPRHKPTNAGNYAVLDSPEKPSEYQLRTSKINNSKGGNADRLSVQLTPQRKLIKPPGNRADKGHSVPPLNDSASPMSGGSKLRGFNKPSAPPVRLSKGAATEPNSGNSGTPSQEKTPPPATGKMSRFIKSSHCPKVVNSKLPNRCEWSKGSSPGCPRLSRKHLEYADTSEQPTRDKHCESIKNKLRSPSPPPPPGRTTSLLIKPNYEGSPQAHKIDKAQPSTTTTVRGPPPSYYTSLQPNMQATLPIKDKDMDMDAGYGTALAPQKLIDKTSQQLQKSSGIASVTGTPKQITSKDYLPPTNSGFDPEPENAPKSSKNVPPPPYGAIRGSSLHSVFASKEGSAQEHDHQSVQKAFVSLSVQEAPTVKTELQKNVVSPPSSLAASPKSSEKSQKNGMAVGFKAFLKSPPSHKNGPTLPDKQEKDHINLVSKETVTGQCDSLQPVYSIDSPPNMSVPEVRGEVDCRLLQGEANPAVKPEEGDVCHKGKRSSQLFSRSISITAKSHLKPALGMNGAKARSQSFSINYIEKASVNVLEGPGKIRTQIITNSTERGNSLSRQSSLEAPNVGLAESPIYSVRTRPNNQNVAPERTSKFISRGDESQGAVKGQTVASPAHKDTCALPISEKNLRNNICRPGKVIPAYFACNSENVEQEAGGTATAPNEQEFSSGVKTQTDSPNKSPHGEDQKISPSACTIEEKVMMGIEENLHKCQEQEKVAASEAKQKSAPSLANWFGFRKSKLPAVTGKKADLCKGKEEKKEMKIGSVLAGKHTKLDKKKEKKKNDSLEAHNQSEMSNKLSSIMDHCNNQMGQIASQIQSSAAFVGKEQLVKELLGRTAGKGNVVTASPTPKKHSEMTGELKICPDAATLLMSQKLHLKADKKEGGCMADATGQDHMMDTLYSHQPFRCM; from the exons GAGAAATTCTCCGAGGAAGTGCAAAAGCAGCAGGATTGCCCAGAAGAGAAGGCCCCCCTGCCGGCGACTCAGATGGAGCCCGAGTCTGGGATGCGGCGGCCGCACGCCGGCGCATCCCAAGCAGACGATAACCACGACAAAACCAAGATCCTGTTAGAACGCCTAAAGAGCCTCCAG GAGAGGAACTCCGTCTTGGCGTTGGAGAACGAAAGCCAGCGAGAGCAGTATGAACGCTGTCTGGACGAG GTCGCTAATCAAGTGGTGCAGGCGCTCGTCACTCAGAAG GACCTGAGAGAAGAATGTCTCAAGCTGCGCACTCGAGTTTTTGATCTGGAGCAGCAGAATCGGGCGCTGGGGATTCTGTTCCAGCAGCGTATCAAGCCCACCTCGGAGCTGCTCCTGCAG AAACTCCAGTCCCGGATCATGGATCTGTCTGCGGCTGATTTGCTCCAAGAACCTGAGAGAAGCAAGACTTTCTTACTGTCCAGGAACACAGATTGTCCTTTGACT GAGAGCCAGTTGAATGGAAAGTCGGCTTTTCCCATCACCAAGTGTCTGAGCCAGCTGAGTCTGACAGCGCCGATGCCAGCGCCGATGCCAGCGTGCCCACGCAGCAGCTGTAGCAGCAGCGAACTGTCGCTGTCGAGCGCGTGCAGCGAACTCTCGAGCGGCTCCTACACCTGGAATGATGCTCGCTCCTGTGGGAAAGCG CACTCATCTCTCACCTGGGATAAGAGGCTAAATTTGGGTTCATCTGCCCCAAGTAATATCAGCGAGCCACCGGAGGAAGAGATGCCCACCAGGCGCAAGGAGACCAACATACTAAAGGGGCTGAGGAAATTGCAGAGGAGGAAGCACAGGTCCTTGTCTTCATCCAGGGTCTCCAAGTCAGGCTACAAAGACTGTATGAACTCCAATGAGGGCATTTACTCACTTGGTATAAAGAGTAGCAATAAAGGCGTGTCCAAAGCCACCCATGTCGGAAGACCATCGCTTCTTGCAGGGAAAAAGTTTCTCTCCGATTCTGACGACGCAGATGATGAGCTTGTGCAATCTGGCCACGCAGCGGACATTCCCAACAAGGACAGCTGGTTTTACTGCAAGAGGCTCTCCCACTGCATCTCTGACACGCTGTGTAGCTGGGACGCGATACatgacagtggaggtgtgggcGACAACAGCTCGGGCCTCGCCGTGACAAAGCCCCCCTCTGAATTTGACTCGCAGGAACGTCCCGTGAAGCTGACAAGTCTGGTCGGCGCTTGTCTCACTGAGAGTGGACGGCCATCAGCTTTCACTCGAGTGTCAATGCTGCATGTTGCCCCTTCTGACCCGGAAGGTTCCAATGGCTTCTCAGATACGGACGATCTCGAAGACCACAAATGTGATTCTAGGGGTTTGCAGGTGCCCTTCGCCCTACGAAAAGAGCGAGTGGAGAGGATGCCCCGTGACGCTTTCGAGCCGCTCGTGCCACAGCGCTTGCAAAGGGACCAAGTACGAAACCAGTCCGCAGATGGCAGGCCAGGACCTGTCAAGGCAACTAAAGAGGCAAATAATTATCTGTCCGAGGAGACTATCGTGGCAGTATTTGATGCTCAAGGGGAGCCAATTGAACTAAGCACTCAGAAGCTTGCCGAAGGTTCTGGACCCATGATTGAGATTCCAGTTAGCAAAGTAGTGGATACATACAATGAAGTAGCCCCTCAAGAGAAGCCACCGAGGCATAAACCGACAAATGCGGGAAACTACGCAGTCCTTGATTCTCCAGAGAAGCCATCGGAATATCAGCTCAGGACcagcaaaataaacaacagcAAGGGTGGCAATGCAGATCGGTTATCAGTGCAGCTTACTCCGCAGAGAAAGTTAATCAAACCGCCTGGCAACCGGGCTGATAAAGGACATTCAGTCCCACCTCTCAACGATTCTGCCAGTCCTATGAGTGGTGGCTCAAAGCTACGAGGTTTTAATAAACCTTCTGCACCCCCAGTCAGATTGTCAAAGGGCGCTGCCACTGAGCCAAACAGTGGAAACTCAGGAACTCCTAGTCAGGAGAAAACACCCCCGCCTGCCACAGGTAAAATGTCCAGGTTCATCAAGAGCTCCCATTGCCCAAAGGTGGTGAACTCCAAGCTTCCCAATAGGTGTGAATGGAGTAAGGGCTCCTCCCCCGGTTGCCCTCGCCTCTCAAGGAAACACTTGGAGTATGCTGACACCAGTGAACAGCCAACCAGAGACAAACACTGTgaaagcataaaaaacaaactcagGTCCCCTTCACCACCCCCTCCACCTGGTCGCACCACCTCCTTACTGATCAAGCCAAATTATGAGGGCTCACCTCAAGCACATAAAATAGACAAAGCTCAGCCATCCACAACAACCACTGTGAGGGGCCCGCCCCCAAGTTACTACACCTCCCTCCAACCAAATATGCAAGCTACACTACCCATCAAAGATAAAGACATGGACATGGATGCCGGCTATGGGACTGCACTTGCACCTCAGAAACTGATTGACAAAACCAGTCAGCAGCTTCAAAAGTCATCCGGCATAGCATCTGTTACAGGAACTCCCAAGCAGATCACCTCAAAAGACTACCTCCCTCCCACAAACTCAGGCTTTGACCCCGAACCTGAGAATGCACCTAAAAGCTCAAAGAATGTCCCTCCTCCTCCCTACGGTGCCATCAGAGGGTCTTCTCTTCACAGCGTATTCGCAAGTAAGGAAGGCTCCGCCCAAGAACATGACCATCAGTCTGTGCAGAAAGCCTTTGTTAGTTTATCAGTTCAGGAAGCCCCAACTGTGAAAACCGagctacaaaaaaatgttgtcagCCCACCAAGCTCACTTGCGGCTTCCCCTAAATCATCAGAAAAGAGTCAAAAGAATGGCATGGCAGTGGGcttcaaagcatttttaaaatctccCCCCAGCCATAAAAATGGTCCCACTTTACCAGACAAGCAAGAGAAAGATCATATCAACTTAGTTTCCAAGGAGACTGTGACTGGCCAGTGTGACAGCTTGCAGCCGGTGTACAGTATCGATTCTCCACCCAATATGTCTGTTCCGGAGGTGAGAGGTGAGGTTGACTGTCGATTACTGCAAGGGGAGGCAAATCCTGCTGTGAAACCAGAGGAGGGTGATGTCTGCCATAAAGGGAAAAGGAGCAGTCAACTTTTCTCTCGATCCATATCCATTACCGCCAAATCCCATCTAAAGCCAGCCTTGGGAATGAACGGGGCCAAAGCCCGGAGCCAGAGCTTCAGTATCAACTACATTGAGAAAGCCAGCGTCAACGTTCTGGAGGGGCCAGGAAAAATCCGAACTCAGATCATCACCAACTCAACAGAAAGGGGGAACTCCCTGTCCAGGCAGAGTTCCTTGGAGGCACCCAACGTTGGATTGGCAGAGAGTCCAATCTATTCTGTCAGGACAAGACCCAACAATCAAAATGTAGCACCTGAGAGAACCTCTAAATTCATCTCCAGAGGTGATGAATCTCAAGGTGCAGTGAAGGGGCAAACAGTCGCGTCACCCGCTCACAAGGACACGTGCGCTTTGCCCATCAGTGAGAAAAATCTACGAAATAATATCTGCAGGCCTGGAAAAGTCATCCCAGCCTATTTTGCTTGCAATTCCGAGAACGTGGAGCAAGAAGCGGGAGGCACCGCAACAGCCCCTAATGAGCAAGAATTTAGTTCAGGTGTAAAAACCCAGACAGACTCGCCAAACAAAAGCCCACATGGAGAGGACCAAAAAATCAGCCCGTCAGCGTGTACCATCGAAGAAAAGGTCATGATGGGAATCGAAGAAAATCTGCACAAATGCCAAGAACAAGAGAAGGTCGCTGCTAGCGAGGCCAAACAAAAGTCTGCTCCCTCGCTGGCCAACTGGTTTGGCTTCCGCAAGAGCAAACTTCCCGCCGTGACTGGGAAGAAAGCAGACTTGTGCAAAGGAAAAGAGGAGAAGAAAGAGATGAAGATTGGCTCGGTGCTCGCAGGCAAACACACAAAGTTGgacaagaagaaggagaagaagaaaaacgacAGTCTGGAGGCGCACAATCAATCGGAGATGAGCAACAAGCTGAGCTCCATCATGGACCACTGCAACAATCAAATGGGCCAGATTGCCAGTCAGATCCAGTCCAGCGCAGCATTCGTCGGCAAGGAGCAGCTTGTCAAGGAGCTTCTCGGCAG GACTGCTGGAAAAGGCAACGTCGTCACTGCATCGCCGACACCCAAGAAACATTCGGAGATGACGGGAGAGCTGAAGATCTGTCCTGACGCGGCT ACGCTCCTAATGAGTCAGAAGCTTCATTTAAAGGCTGACAAGAAGGAAGGGGGGTGCATGGCAGATGCCACTGGTCAAGACCACATGATGG ACACCCTGTACTCTCACCAACCCTTCCGTTGCATGTGA